A stretch of Ferviditalea candida DNA encodes these proteins:
- a CDS encoding aromatic ring-hydroxylating oxygenase subunit alpha has translation MPQWVVTDPDIYQLEVEKVFSCTWQFLAHESELKEAGSYVTRWIVNDPVLLVRTNSGELKAFLNSCTHRGVHLCTADFGKKKTFTCPYHGWSFNLEGELIGIVAGDKVYGEEMDKSEWGLRPIPRLESYRGMIFANLDRNAMPLEEYLGGMKWYFDILLGRSDGGMEVRGIPQRWVATANWKAVQENFAADPYHVQTTHRSTVEMGISPSDPLYASYGHAIVLEHGHGINVATSKTGRSIYPFQATPELMWPMFERNLSPEQYDLLSRTTVFVGGVFPNLSFVSPVHGTEGHLHNYLNFRVWRPLGPDKVEVWCWFMIDKAAPEDYKEAAYRGYIGSFGSSGTLEMDDTENWSRIVQASKGIMSRDKELNYNNVANYLMGSGKFEPDENFPGPGTAYPTTYVDFISRGLHEYWFELISKDLLDAGEEAK, from the coding sequence TTGCCTCAGTGGGTAGTGACGGATCCGGACATCTATCAACTGGAGGTCGAAAAAGTATTTTCTTGCACTTGGCAATTTTTGGCTCACGAATCCGAATTAAAGGAAGCGGGCAGCTATGTAACCAGATGGATCGTGAATGATCCGGTGCTGCTTGTCAGAACCAATTCCGGAGAATTGAAAGCGTTCCTCAATTCCTGCACTCATCGCGGCGTGCATTTGTGCACAGCAGATTTCGGAAAAAAGAAAACGTTTACCTGCCCTTATCACGGTTGGAGCTTTAACCTTGAGGGGGAACTGATCGGCATAGTAGCCGGAGACAAGGTGTACGGGGAAGAGATGGATAAATCCGAATGGGGTCTTCGTCCGATTCCGCGGCTCGAATCGTATCGTGGAATGATTTTTGCAAATCTAGATCGGAATGCCATGCCTCTCGAGGAATATTTGGGAGGTATGAAGTGGTATTTCGACATTTTATTGGGCAGAAGCGACGGGGGGATGGAAGTCAGAGGAATTCCCCAACGTTGGGTAGCTACAGCCAATTGGAAAGCGGTACAAGAAAATTTCGCGGCGGATCCTTACCATGTTCAAACGACTCACCGTTCCACAGTGGAAATGGGAATCAGTCCGAGCGATCCCTTATATGCATCGTACGGCCATGCGATTGTGTTGGAACATGGGCATGGCATTAATGTTGCCACATCCAAAACCGGGCGATCCATTTATCCTTTCCAAGCTACGCCGGAACTCATGTGGCCGATGTTTGAAAGAAACTTGAGCCCGGAGCAGTACGATCTTTTATCGAGAACGACCGTTTTTGTGGGAGGCGTGTTCCCCAATCTGTCCTTCGTAAGCCCGGTTCATGGAACAGAGGGGCATCTGCACAACTATTTGAATTTCCGGGTTTGGAGACCTTTGGGGCCTGATAAAGTGGAGGTCTGGTGCTGGTTCATGATTGACAAGGCCGCGCCGGAGGATTATAAAGAAGCGGCTTATAGAGGGTATATCGGTTCGTTTGGATCCTCCGGCACTTTGGAAATGGATGACACCGAGAATTGGTCTCGTATTGTTCAGGCCAGCAAGGGTATTATGAGCCGGGATAAAGAGTTGAATTACAACAATGTAGCCAATTACCTGATGGGATCAGGGAAGTTCGAGCCCGACGAAAATTTCCCCGGACCTGGCACCGCTTATCCGACAACCTACGTTGATTTCATTTCAAGAGGTTTGCATGAATATTGGTTTGAACTCATTAGCAAGGATCTTCTTGACGCGGGGGAGGAAGCAAAATGA